A segment of the Leptolyngbya sp. NIES-3755 genome:
CAGTCTCCTCTATGAAAAGGATCAATTTGTGTTCACATTGTTTCCGAGCAAGAATTTTTGGTGAAAACTGTTCGGGCACTCACGATGCTTCTTTAACTCTCTCCTTTGCTAAATCACATCTGGCGCAGGATTAGCTAGCGTACTGTAGTATATGTGACTTTTCCGTTCTGTATGACTGTTTTGATGCAGGTGCAATTTTGATAGAAGCTGTTGGCTACAAAATTTCATCTACGACAACTGTACCGCCATCACAAAAATCAATACCGAGATGACAGTCTTCAAGTAGAGCAGTTCCAATTAGAGGACGACGACCGATGCCTAATACAACAACTTCACGCTCTACACCATTCCACAAGATCGTTGCGAGATAGGCATAAGCAGCAACACTAGAGTCATCTGCAAGATTTGCATCAATTCGAGCAACGTAGGGAAGACCAAGCTCACCAATGATCGCAGGCGGCAAAGTCAAAAATCCTTCAAATCCTGTATCCACAACGCACTCAACTTCAAACTCTGAACCTTGTGGAAGTCGAAGAATCACATTTATCCTAGCTTGCAGCCCAATCACCGTTCCATGAATCACGTTCTAGTCCGTCCTGATTAACGTTCCACCGATCGCATAAACCGCATTAAATCCAATTCGCCCAGCCCAGATTGGTGCATTAGAATGTTTTGCTTGTAAATGACGACTGAGGACAATTAAATCATCTCCGATCGCATAATCACCCGTCTCAACATCGATCGAGATTAATTTGCCGATGTTCTCTTGTGTCTCGACCTTGGAGCGAAGATTGTTATAGATTGCTCTACCTTGTTGGGTAATTTCTTCGCCACTGAGTTTAGGGTAAGCCATGCTTGTTAAGCTCCAAGTTTAGAGTTTGTCACTATTCTAGTTCAAATGATTTCTCGCAAAAGATCGAGAGTAAAACGGTTTTAGCGCTACAATAGGTGACTGGCGCACAAGGCGCACCCCTACCGAACCATTGACAACTTGGGAACACAATATGGCAACGATTCAACAGCAAAAAATTCGTATCCGCCTCAAAGCGTTCGATCGACGGTTACTCGATACCTCTTGCGAAAAAATCGTCGATACCGCAAACCGCACTAATGCCACTGCGATCGGTCCGATTCCGCTCCCGACTCGCCGCCGAATCTATTGCGTTCTGCGTTCTCCCCACGTTGACAAAGACTCGCGTGAGCATTTTGAAACTCGGACGCACCATCGCTTGATCGATATTTATCAGCCTTCTTCTAAGACGATCGATGCCTTGATGAAGCTTGATCTTCCCGCCGGTGTTGATATCGAGGTTAAATTGTAAGACCTGTAGAGGATGCGATCGCATCCTTTATTTTTTGAATTTGATAACATCTCTTAACAGTAGATCCGCTACAGTAGAGGAAAGCACCCTCATCGTTTGCAGAGAATGACTTCATCGATCGCGGTTCGAGAACTCCCCCTATTCCCTTTGCCCGACCTCGTTTTATTTCCAGGTCGCCCCTTGCCTTTGCACATCTTTGAGTTTCGCTATCGGATGATGATGAACACCATTTTGGATGGCGATCGACGATTCGGCGTACTCATGTGGGATCAAGCGAAAGGACAGCCCGCGCCTGTGGGATGCTGTGCGGAGATTGTGCAGTTTCAAAGGTTGCCAGACGATCGAATGAAGATTCTAACCTTGGGACAGCAGCGCTTTCGAGTGTTGGAATACACCCGCGAGAAGCCTTATCGGGTTGGATTGGTTGAATGGATTGAAGACCATCCGCCGACTCAGGATCTAAGACCGTTGGCAAAAGATGTGAATCAGCTTCTTCACGATGTGGTGAGACTTTCGGAAAAGCTGTCGGGTCAAGATATTGAACTGCCTGAAGAAATTCCGAGTTTGCCCACTGAGCTTTCGTACTGGATTGCAAGTAACTTGCACAATGTCCCAGATGAACAGCAAGCGCTTCTAGAGTTGCAAGATACTCAAGCGCGGCTGGAACGAGAAGCTGAAATTCTGACCTCAACTCGAAATCATCTCGCAGCTAGAACGGTTTTGAAAGACACATTGAAGGACGTTGCGGAATAGTTGATGGCTTGCTCTAGAACATTGATGAAGACCAGTGTTGGGACTGCTGCGGAGCCGTTCGCAATAGGTGAGCAAAAACAAGAAACTCTGTCCTGACTTAGATGTCACACTGTGTAAATTTTAATAGCGGAACTTACCTATCAATCTCGCAAATTCCACTAGATTGATAGGACTGCTGTGATTTACCTGTGTATGAAATAGCCATGAGAGTATTGCAATTTGTCTTTGGTATTCTGTCGAGCGTGGGCTACGTTGGGAACGGAATTCTATTTTTCTACATAGAATGGACGTTTCTACGACAGAACTTCATTCAGATACTTAACCCGCTACTCCACCTCCAGGTTTTGAGTGTTTTGCTTACCACTCCTCTTTTCTGGGCTTTTCTTGCCATGTCCTTTCTAGGAGTTTTTGCCACAGCAAGCATTGAGAGCTACTTGAAACAGCGCTCTCGGCAAGTTGAAAGAAATGCTGAGCCAAAAGCTAAGCAGGCTATTCATCAAGAGACGCGGTATGTCGATATTCCAACTCAGAAGAGTTCCAAAACACAAGCCCCAACTTCTACTAACGCTACAGTAGATGACATCACTCCTCAGACTGGGGAACGTCCATTCATTAGATGCCTCACTGATGAGCTAGAAGAGATTGCTGGTACAGGATGGAATAATGCGAAAGTGTTGAATCAGCTCCATCACGAGTTAAGTTTCCGTTCTAAAAATAAATCTCGTGTTTTGAAAGAACGCATCTCGAATAGATTAGCGGAGTTGCAGAGTACACAAATTACTTGGTCAACAACAGCTAATCCTGGAGTGCAGAATCTATCAACTGATGCTTTCAAATATGAGGAAGGGCTACTCAGACGCTATGGGTACAAAGTTGGTAAAGACGGTTTACCAGAGAGCGAACGTCGAGAGATTCTCGATAAAGTCTTCCTGCTTCCCCTATTGCAAATTGATAATTCTGCTTATTCAAGTGAGTGGGGCGAACCTAAAAGTGAGAAGAGATTAAAGAAACTAGCAGAATCTATTGCTGCATTCACTCGCAATGCTAAACGTCGTACTACAGGTGACTTTAGCATTGCTATTCAAGATTGGGAAGATGATTTAGAGTATCTGAAGAAAATGCACTACGATAACCGCTTTTCATTTCAGTATCCACTCACAAACTGATTGCGGTTTGAAAGATCAAGACGAATGCTTGGCATTTTTTTAACTATCCGATGGCTTGCTGTGCTTCTTGATGAGTCACTTCTTGGAAGCGGATTTCGTCGCGGCGTGGATCGACTAAGCTCACCTTGAGACGGAGTTGATCGCCAGGACGAGCCGATCGCTGAAATACCATCGGCAATTCCAAACCCAATTCTTCCAACAGCACCAAACCTAATCCTTCATGCTCTCGCAACCAGCGCAACATCAGAGCATCCCAAATTTCATCAGAGTGCCGTCGCAAATATTCTAGGCTCCAGTAGCGGTTCGTTTGACGCTCGACAAAGACAGCTTCTTGAACGGCTAGACCAATGTTGATCATCAGTTCTTTCACTTCCTCGACTGAGAAAGGTAGAACATCGCCGCGTAGATGTGCCTTGATTTGGAAGTGAGCGACTAGATCGCTGTAGCGACGAATTGGAGAAGTCACTTGTGTGTAAGTATCAAGTCCTAAGCTGGCATGACGAGCGGGAGTGATCGTTAGTTCACTTCGGGGCATACAGCGACGAATCGCACACGATCGAACAGGTCCCGCTGGAAGCTGTAATAGTTCTTCGTCGGAAGGTAATTCTGGCTGAGGCTGACCCCGGAATGGTAACGGTAAACTGTGTGTCTGAGCGTAACGGGCGGCGACTTCTCCCGCCAAAATCATCATCTCAGCCACTAACTGACGAGAGATGGAGTCATCGAGAACCTCGATCGTAACTTCTCCATCACTCTTTACTTTGATCGAAGACTCTGGCATGTGAATACTGACCGCACCTTGAGACTGTCGCCATCCAGTGCGCCGTTTTGCCCATTTTGCTAAGGCTTCGATTTCGGGTTCGTTTTGCACACTCAGTTGCAGCATTTCATCGACATCATCGTAAGTCAGGCGATACGTCGATCGAATTGAACTGGCATGAATGCTGTACTCGTCTACTGCGCCTTCTTCGCTCAGAATCACACCAAAGCTGAGAGCGCAACAGATCTTACCCGGATTCAAACTCATCGGACCTGTCGCCAACTCAGACGGGAACATCGGAATCATTCCCGTCGGCAAATAGATCGTTGTGATTCGCTTACGGGCATCAAGGTCTAATTCGTCACCCGGCTCCATCCAGCGAGTGGGATCAGCGATGTGAATCCAGATTTTCTCGCGACCATCGGGGAGAAATTCGACGCTCAGACCGTCATCGATCTCGCGGGTGCTTTCATCGTCGATCGTATAAACCTTCAAATGCGTCAAATCGAGGCGATTGACATCGAGATCAGCGGGTGGGAATTCCAAACGGTGGTGCGTCACTTCCAGAACCTTGTTAGAGAATTGAATCGGAATTTGGGCGCGCCGCAGGAACATATTCTCGTGTGGACTCCAGATGCCGAGATCGACGAGAAGCTGGAAGGCGGCTTGGGATGTTTCAGGGCGTTTCAGAGCAGCAAGGATTTCGATCGCGGTGGATCGGTTCGGTGCTTCTTCAACAGTAGCAAATCGCTCCAGTGCATCAAGTCGAGGTCGCTCACTCGGTTGCCATTCGACTGAATTTCCCTGCAATGCGAGGTCGATTCGCTCTAAGAAACTCTGCCAGTCGCGTTGGCGTTGAGCTTCCATGTCGATTTGATGTTTGAGATCTGCGACTTGTGTTGCGGATCTTGGCTCATAGCGATCGCCTTTCTGCTTAAAGTAAAGCTTATCTTCCGACAATAAGTAGTAAGCGGCATAACACATTGCTGGACTCGTCTCTGAGAACAGCAGCATCGCTAACTCTTTTGGGTCGGTGCTGTCTCCGCCTTCGATCAGGATTTCCCAAGCGACTTCTAGACTGGACGGATCGAGGAAGGGTTTGACTTCTTTGAGAAAGGTTGGAATCTCGGACGGTTTAAACGTTTGGTTCGCGACTTCGTAGGTAATTTGGCGCGGATGAAGGGTATGCGACTGAGAACGATCGTCGATCGCGATCCAGTGTTTTTTACCTTCTGGACGATCGGCGACAGCGAGGCGGCGTTCTCCGTTGACGCGAAATTCGACTAGGGTTCCCTTCTCCATTGAATCTGCGGGGTGCGATGGGTGATGAATAAATAGAGCAAAACGGGGGATTGCGACCGGGATTGCTCCACCCTACACTAGCGCCCCCGCAGAGGGTTGAAGGGATTAGCCTTCTTGGTTGACGAATGGTAATAAAGCAATGACGCGGGCGCGTTTGATCGCGACGGTCAAATCACGCTGCTGTTTTGCGGTGAGTCCGGTGATTCGGCGAGGCAGGATTTTTCCGCGCTCGGTGATGAATTTGCGGAGCAGATCGACATCTTTGTAATCGATCGGATCACCAGGTTTGATCGGGGAAACTCGACGGCGGAAGTAAGTCATGGCGGTGTAATTGGTAAAGGGTCAATGGACTGTAGTGAAAACTACGGGCAAAAACTTACCAGCTTTTGCTGACAAAGATTATTTAATTTCTTTGTGGGTGGTGTGCTTGTTGCAGTGCGTACAGAACTTGCTCAGTTCTAGACGGGCTGTGGTGTTTCGGCGGTTTTTCGAGGTGGTGTATCGAGAGACACCGTTGGAGCGCTTTGCCGGGTTGGTGCGGCACTCAGTACATTCCAGCGTAATGATGAGTCTTACGCCTTTATTCTTTGCCATAGTTTTGATGCAAACAAATAAGAGGGATAAACGTGTGAAGACACGAAGATCTATTATTTCATACTTATCGCGAGATGGGCAAAAAGTTGTTGGGGGTGGAGGTGCGATCGGAAGTCCAATAGGGTAAACAAGTAGTTGGACTGCTTAGCTCCTTAGTAGCGGCAGTATCGCTAGAATACTTGATTTGTCTTCAAAGTTTAGTTGCAGTAAAGTTATCTGTGAGGTTACGCCTATGAGGTTAAAGCAATGATCGATGCCCCTGTTTGGGAAGTAAATCTTGTTGTTTACGGCTCAATAACTGTCGAAAAACCTTTGAGTCTAAATGAGCCAAAAGGTTTTCAATTAAGTGGTCAGTTCTATAGTGATATTGAGATACGGCGAAGACGAAGTTCATCAGGAATAGAAGCAACAGTTACGGCTTTTGCACCATCGAAACAGCTTGCTCGTGAAGCAGCAATTTTATATTTTGGGCAAATGCTTGATGCTCTTGCTGTCCAAGTTAATCAGCCACTTTACTTAAACTTTGGCGACAGCCTAAGGAATGGTAATGAGACTCACGATACCTTGAGAAGAGTAAAAAAAAAGAATGGCAAGAGGCTTTTAAGGAGGCTCGGCTCTTGGCTGTGACAGAACCAACTTTTCTACGTGCTCTGGGTTGGTATCGTAAAGGTCTGTATACTGAAGATCCATTTGACAAGTTTTTAGCGTTTTGGAACTCAATTGAAATCGTAGCAGGTAAGTATCATCCTCCAATTCCAGAAGGCAGACCTAAAGGCTCTATCAGCCAGATTTGGGAAAGTTTTAAGTCGATCTGGGGCGAGTGCGATAACTGGGATATTATTCAGGGTCAAACTAAATGGATTGACAATAACTATGAAATTCGTAAAACAATAGCCCACGGTATAGAGCCTGTAGATATTGAAACGGTCAAAGATGTAGTTACGAAAATAGATACACTGCAATCAGTAGCGCACAAATTTCTTATAAATTGGAGACAGCGAAAACTCAAGCCTGAGGTCACGTCAGAGTTAAAGGAGAAATTTGGTTATTTTTAGTTCGCACGCCAAGATTTTACGGCAGCGGACGCACGAAAGCGGTTGGCACTAAGTTCAGGATTATCTACCGTTGCGTTTTGCCATTGAGCGCAACCAACCTTAAATCTATGAATTAGACCGTTTGTAGAACATTAAAATTGAATTCTCAGCAAGCTTTAAACGAGGTCAGATCGATGACAGTCCGGCAACCCCGCTACAGCAAAGAGGAATTTGCTCGACGTGGTGATGAGATTTACGAAACTCAGGTGCGCCCTCAAGTCGAGGAAGGCAATCACGGCAAAATTGTCGCGATCGACATTGAAACCGGAGCCTTTGAGGTGGCAGACGAAATTTTGGATGCGACCGATCGCCTATTTGAGCGTATCCCAGATGCCCAACCTTGGATCGTTCGCATTGGACATCGAGCCGTTCATCGTTTTGGTGCGCGGAGTTTGAGAAAACCCGTATGATGCAGGGTATCGTTAATCCAAGCTGTGAAGCAACCGTTTCGCTGGTCGTTCGCAATGCAAATCGTCAAACCCAACTGATTAATGCCGTGATTGACACGGGTTATACAGGATTTCTGAGTTTGCCGCGTGACATCATTGTGACTCTGAACCTGCCCTGGACGGGTATCGATCGCGGGACATTAGGTGATGGCAGCGAAGTCACTTTTGAAGTTTATGCCGCAACGATCATTTGGGACGGACAATACCGAAATATCCCCGTCAATGAAGCGGACACAGATCCGCTAGTCGGAATGAGTTTGCTGTACGGCTACGATTTGTTTATTCGGGCAGTGGAAGGCGGCAACGTCACTATCAAGCCGATCGAGTAGTTGAAAATAAGTATGTTAACTACGATGAGCAAGTCAGGTAAGAACATGATGAATCAGGCTTCTGTACTTCCACCATTTTTGATTCTCGATCGCATTCTTCAAGATTGGCTGCTCGAAGATATCGGACGCGGCGATCGCACGACGCAAGCTTTGATTTCGCCTGGGACTCGTCAAGCGGTTTGGATTGCGAAAGAAACGGGAGTGATTGCAGGATTACCGATCGCTGCAAGAGTGTTTTACTTATTGAATTCCTCCACTGTATTTACGCCATTGGTTGAGGATGGGGAATCGGTTGAGAAAGGACAAACGATCGCACAAATTCAAGGGGCGTATGATGCGCTGCTCACAGGTGAAAGAGTTGCATTAAATCTGGCGATGCGTCTAAGTGGAATTGCAACAATGACGCGGCAGTATGTGGAAAAGATTGAGGATTTGCCTGCTCAGTTAGTGGATACGCGCAAGACAACACCGGGATTGCGAGTGCTTGAAAAGTATGCAACTCAAGTCGGTGGCGCGATCAATCACCGAATGGGTTTAGATGATGCGGTAATGCTGAAAGATAATCACATTGTGGCGGTGGGGGGAATTGGGAATGCGATCGCACAAGTTCGCGCCTCAATTCCGTATCCGTTATCGATCGAAGTAGAAACCGAGAACTTAGAAATGGTTCAAGAAGCGATCGACCATAAAGCCGATATCATCATGCTCGATAATATGCCGCTAGAGATGATGTCTCAGGCAGTGCAGATGATTCGATCGACGAATCAGCGAATTAAGATCGAGGCTTCGGGG
Coding sequences within it:
- a CDS encoding hypothetical protein (conserved hypothetical protein;~similar to AA sequence:cyanobase_aa:LBDG_04360), with protein sequence MTVRQPRYSKEEFARRGDEIYETQVRPQVEEGNHGKIVAIDIETGAFEVADEILDATDRLFERIPDAQPWIVRIGHRAVHRFGARSLRKPV
- a CDS encoding SSU ribosomal protein S10P (similar to AA sequence:cyanobase_aa:LBDG_32950), translating into MATIQQQKIRIRLKAFDRRLLDTSCEKIVDTANRTNATAIGPIPLPTRRRIYCVLRSPHVDKDSREHFETRTHHRLIDIYQPSSKTIDALMKLDLPAGVDIEVKL
- a CDS encoding peptidase S16 (similar to AA sequence:cyanobase_aa:Ava_1285), with protein sequence MTSSIAVRELPLFPLPDLVLFPGRPLPLHIFEFRYRMMMNTILDGDRRFGVLMWDQAKGQPAPVGCCAEIVQFQRLPDDRMKILTLGQQRFRVLEYTREKPYRVGLVEWIEDHPPTQDLRPLAKDVNQLLHDVVRLSEKLSGQDIELPEEIPSLPTELSYWIASNLHNVPDEQQALLELQDTQARLEREAEILTSTRNHLAARTVLKDTLKDVAE
- a CDS encoding hypothetical protein (similar to AA sequence:cyanobase_aa:Ava_0906), with product MAYPKLSGEEITQQGRAIYNNLRSKVETQENIGKLISIDVETGDYAIGDDLIVLSRHLQAKHSNAPIWAGRIGFNAVYAIGGTLIRTD
- a CDS encoding exoribonuclease II (similar to AA sequence:cyanobase_aa:LBDG_15520), which produces MEKGTLVEFRVNGERRLAVADRPEGKKHWIAIDDRSQSHTLHPRQITYEVANQTFKPSEIPTFLKEVKPFLDPSSLEVAWEILIEGGDSTDPKELAMLLFSETSPAMCYAAYYLLSEDKLYFKQKGDRYEPRSATQVADLKHQIDMEAQRQRDWQSFLERIDLALQGNSVEWQPSERPRLDALERFATVEEAPNRSTAIEILAALKRPETSQAAFQLLVDLGIWSPHENMFLRRAQIPIQFSNKVLEVTHHRLEFPPADLDVNRLDLTHLKVYTIDDESTREIDDGLSVEFLPDGREKIWIHIADPTRWMEPGDELDLDARKRITTIYLPTGMIPMFPSELATGPMSLNPGKICCALSFGVILSEEGAVDEYSIHASSIRSTYRLTYDDVDEMLQLSVQNEPEIEALAKWAKRRTGWRQSQGAVSIHMPESSIKVKSDGEVTIEVLDDSISRQLVAEMMILAGEVAARYAQTHSLPLPFRGQPQPELPSDEELLQLPAGPVRSCAIRRCMPRSELTITPARHASLGLDTYTQVTSPIRRYSDLVAHFQIKAHLRGDVLPFSVEEVKELMINIGLAVQEAVFVERQTNRYWSLEYLRRHSDEIWDALMLRWLREHEGLGLVLLEELGLELPMVFQRSARPGDQLRLKVSLVDPRRDEIRFQEVTHQEAQQAIG
- a CDS encoding 30S ribosomal protein S18 (similar to AA sequence:cyanobase_aa:LBDG_15510), with the translated sequence MTYFRRRVSPIKPGDPIDYKDVDLLRKFITERGKILPRRITGLTAKQQRDLTVAIKRARVIALLPFVNQEG
- a CDS encoding hypothetical protein (Q7UFX2;~similar to AA sequence:cyanobase_aa:LBDG_57490): MMQGIVNPSCEATVSLVVRNANRQTQLINAVIDTGYTGFLSLPRDIIVTLNLPWTGIDRGTLGDGSEVTFEVYAATIIWDGQYRNIPVNEADTDPLVGMSLLYGYDLFIRAVEGGNVTIKPIE
- a CDS encoding nicotinate-nucleotide pyrophosphorylase (similar to AA sequence:cyanobase_aa:Npun_F5252); this translates as MMNQASVLPPFLILDRILQDWLLEDIGRGDRTTQALISPGTRQAVWIAKETGVIAGLPIAARVFYLLNSSTVFTPLVEDGESVEKGQTIAQIQGAYDALLTGERVALNLAMRLSGIATMTRQYVEKIEDLPAQLVDTRKTTPGLRVLEKYATQVGGAINHRMGLDDAVMLKDNHIVAVGGIGNAIAQVRASIPYPLSIEVETENLEMVQEAIDHKADIIMLDNMPLEMMSQAVQMIRSTNQRIKIEASGNVTLATLRAIAETGVDFISSSAPITRSTWLDLSMRIKI
- a CDS encoding hypothetical protein (similar to AA sequence:cyanobase_aa:Ava_0905), with amino-acid sequence MIHGTVIGLQARINVILRLPQGSEFEVECVVDTGFEGFLTLPPAIIGELGLPYVARIDANLADDSSVAAYAYLATILWNGVEREVVVLGIGRRPLIGTALLEDCHLGIDFCDGGTVVVDEIL